Genomic DNA from Candidatus Effluviviaceae Genus V sp.:
CGCGTCGTCGCCGTTGATGCTCGTGGAGGCGTAGTCGATGTAGTCCGGGGCGAATCCGAAGAACGCCTGGAACTGGACATCTTCGTTCGAGACGTAGATGAACTGGCCTTCGACAGCGGAATCGGCCGGGAAGGTGAACTCCTCGCCGTCCGTGCCGCCGCCGTTGTTGGCGGACCCGAGCCCGTAGATCGAGAGGTCGGCGATGTCGGCGCATGCCTTGACCTCGATGGCCTTCGGCAGCCCGCCGGTCAGCGGACCGTCGATCACGCCGGTGATGACGAGGTCAGAGGCGCCCGCGCCGGTGGCGAACAGCGAGAGAGCCAGAGCGATGATGAGCAACTGCTTCATTGCATCCTCCCCTGTGAGAGATGGTACAGAACCCGCGAACTTGACAGACGGTAACACACATATGAACCGACCCGCAACAAGAAAGGCAGCGAAGGCAGTGTCCGGCGTGTTCCACGGTCCGGGGGGTTGAGCGGGCGCACCATGTATGCTATACTGCATCATGGGTGTGCTCATGCCGCGCAGGAGGCCGCGATGATCATTGCGTCCCG
This window encodes:
- a CDS encoding endonuclease I; its protein translation is MKQLLIIALALSLFATGAGASDLVITGVIDGPLTGGLPKAIEVKACADIADLSIYGLGSANNGGGTDGEEFTFPADSAVEGQFIYVSNEDVQFQAFFGFAPDYIDYASTSINGDDAVELFMNGGVVDVFGEIDVDGTGEPWEHLDGWAYRVDQTGPDGSTFVL